One window of Buchnera aphidicola (Rhopalosiphum padi) genomic DNA carries:
- the dnaN gene encoding DNA polymerase III subunit beta codes for MKFTIQNDILVENLKKITRLLIKNVSFPILENILIQIENGILSLTTTNLEIELVSKIKIITKYTPGKITISGRKILNICRNLSEKSEVKMQLKEKKMYVSCENSNYILSTLSADDFPNHQNFNHISNFHISSNILKEMIEKTEFSMGKQDVRYYLNGMLLEKKDNFLRSVATDGYRLAISYSKLEKDINFFSIIIPSKAVMELSRLLNTQVQLLNILIGTNSIRIYIKDLIFTTQLIEGEYPDYESVLFKEKKNPIIANCTLLKKSLLRAAILAHEKFCGIEIKIEKNKFKVLSDNQEEETAEDLFDINYLGDTIEISINVYYLLDVINNIKSENIILFLNKSKSSIQIEAENNSLNAYIIMLLKR; via the coding sequence ATGAAATTTACTATTCAGAATGATATTTTAGTTGAAAATTTAAAAAAAATAACTCGATTGCTCATCAAAAATGTTTCATTTCCTATTTTAGAAAATATATTAATACAAATTGAAAATGGAATTTTATCTTTAACAACAACGAATTTAGAAATAGAACTCGTTTCAAAAATTAAAATTATAACAAAATATACCCCAGGAAAAATAACTATTTCAGGTAGAAAAATTCTAAATATTTGTCGAAATTTATCAGAAAAATCAGAAGTAAAAATGCAATTGAAAGAAAAAAAAATGTATGTTTCTTGTGAAAATAGTAATTATATATTAAGTACTTTATCGGCTGATGATTTTCCAAACCATCAAAATTTTAATCATATTTCTAATTTTCATATATCTTCAAATATTTTAAAAGAAATGATAGAAAAGACTGAATTTTCAATGGGTAAACAAGATGTAAGATATTACTTAAATGGTATGTTATTAGAAAAAAAAGATAACTTTCTGCGTAGTGTTGCAACAGATGGATATAGATTAGCAATATCATATTCTAAATTAGAAAAAGACATCAATTTTTTTTCAATTATTATTCCAAGCAAAGCAGTAATGGAATTATCAAGATTATTAAATACTCAAGTACAATTATTAAATATTTTAATTGGTACTAATAGTATTAGAATATATATAAAAGATTTAATTTTTACCACTCAATTAATTGAGGGTGAATATCCTGATTATGAAAGTGTCTTATTTAAAGAAAAAAAGAATCCTATTATTGCTAACTGTACTTTATTAAAAAAATCACTATTGCGCGCAGCTATTCTAGCTCATGAAAAATTTTGCGGAATTGAAATAAAAATTGAAAAAAATAAATTTAAAGTACTATCTGACAATCAGGAAGAAGAAACTGCTGAAGATTTATTCGATATTAATTATCTTGGAGATACAATAGAAATATCAATAAATGTTTATTATTTATTAGATGTAATCAATAATATAAAAAGTGAAAATATTATATTATTTTTAAATAAGTCTAAATCTTCTATACAAATTGAAGCAGAAAATAATTCTTTAAATGCATATATTATAATGCTTTTAAAAAGATGA
- the dnaA gene encoding chromosomal replication initiator protein DnaA → MSLCLWKQCLDRLQDELPSTEFSMWIRSLKAKLNNNILEIYTPNQFILDWVKDKYLIHFKKILRDFCGSNSPSIKFKVYQTSKEKKFKKNILQKIQNKNEKLIWNKIPIFEKSSCRSNINKKHNFENFIEGKSNQLARAAASQVANNPGNSYNPLFLYGGTGLGKTHLLHAIGNGILAYKYNVKIIYMHSERFVQDMVKALQNNAIEKFKLYYRSVDALLIDDIQFFAHKERSQEEFFHTFNALLEGNQQIILTSDRYPKEINGVEDRLKSRFGWGLTVAIDPPELETRVAILIKKADENNVILPDEVAFFIAKHLRSNVRELEGALNRVIVNANFTHRSITVEFVREALRDILALQEKLVTIDNIQKTVAEYYKIKVADLLSRRRSRSVARPRQMAMAMAKELTNHSLPEIGDAFSGRDHTTVLHACRKIEQLREESNDIKEDFSNLIRTLSV, encoded by the coding sequence GTGTCACTTTGTCTTTGGAAACAGTGTCTTGACCGGTTGCAGGACGAGTTACCATCTACAGAATTTAGTATGTGGATACGCTCTCTGAAAGCCAAACTAAACAATAATATTTTAGAAATATATACTCCAAATCAATTTATTTTAGATTGGGTAAAAGACAAATATTTAATTCATTTTAAAAAAATATTACGAGATTTTTGTGGTTCTAATTCACCTTCAATCAAGTTTAAAGTATACCAAACTTCTAAAGAAAAAAAATTTAAAAAAAATATTTTACAAAAAATACAAAATAAAAATGAAAAATTAATTTGGAATAAAATACCAATTTTCGAAAAATCGTCTTGTCGTTCTAACATTAATAAAAAACATAATTTTGAAAATTTTATAGAGGGAAAATCAAATCAATTAGCACGAGCAGCTGCATCTCAAGTAGCTAATAACCCTGGAAATTCCTATAATCCACTTTTTTTGTATGGAGGTACGGGATTAGGAAAAACACATTTGTTACACGCTATCGGGAACGGAATATTAGCATATAAATATAATGTTAAAATCATCTACATGCATTCTGAACGTTTTGTACAAGATATGGTAAAAGCTTTACAAAACAATGCTATTGAAAAATTTAAATTATACTATCGTTCTGTTGATGCATTATTAATTGATGATATTCAATTTTTTGCACATAAAGAACGTTCTCAAGAAGAATTCTTTCATACATTTAACGCTCTTTTAGAAGGAAATCAACAAATTATTTTAACTTCAGATCGTTATCCTAAGGAAATTAATGGTGTTGAAGATCGTTTGAAATCAAGGTTCGGTTGGGGTCTTACAGTTGCTATTGATCCACCAGAATTAGAAACTAGAGTTGCTATATTAATAAAAAAAGCAGATGAAAACAATGTTATATTGCCTGACGAAGTTGCATTTTTTATAGCTAAACATTTACGTTCTAATGTTCGTGAACTAGAAGGAGCTTTAAATAGAGTAATCGTTAATGCTAATTTTACTCATCGTTCGATTACTGTAGAATTTGTTCGTGAAGCACTTCGAGATATATTAGCTTTACAGGAAAAACTTGTTACTATTGATAACATTCAAAAAACAGTTGCAGAATATTACAAAATAAAAGTAGCAGATTTATTATCTAGGCGACGTTCTCGTTCAGTAGCTCGTCCGAGACAAATGGCAATGGCTATGGCAAAAGAATTAACTAATCATAGTTTACCTGAAATTGGAGATGCTTTCAGCGGAAGAGATCATACTACAGTACTACATGCTTGTCGCAAAATTGAACAATTACGTGAAGAAAGTAACGATATTAAAGAAGATTTTTCAAATTTAATCAGAACTCTATCAGTGTGA
- the rpmH gene encoding 50S ribosomal protein L34: MKRTFQPSILKRNRSHGFRIRMATKNGRYILSRRRAKLRTRLTVSSK, from the coding sequence ATGAAACGAACTTTTCAACCATCAATATTAAAACGTAATCGTTCACATGGATTTAGAATTCGAATGGCAACTAAAAATGGTCGTTATATTTTATCACGTAGACGTGCAAAATTGAGAACACGTTTAACTGTTTCTAGTAAATAA
- the rnpA gene encoding ribonuclease P protein component → MLNYFFKKKSRLLRSVNFQYVFSNPCTKSTFQINILGRSNLLGHPRLGLSISRKNIKHAHKRNTIKRLIRETFRLLQHKLISMDFIVIAKKNIVYLNNKKITNILENIWSNYHR, encoded by the coding sequence GTGTTAAATTATTTTTTTAAAAAAAAATCAAGGTTGTTAAGATCCGTAAATTTTCAATATGTTTTTAGCAATCCTTGTACTAAAAGCACTTTTCAAATAAACATATTAGGACGTTCTAATTTATTAGGACATCCTAGATTAGGTCTTAGTATATCTCGCAAAAATATCAAACATGCACACAAGCGTAATACAATTAAACGATTAATTCGAGAAACTTTTCGTTTATTACAACATAAATTAATTTCAATGGATTTTATTGTTATAGCGAAAAAAAACATTGTTTATTTAAACAATAAAAAAATAACAAATATATTGGAGAATATATGGTCAAATTATCATCGATAG
- the yidD gene encoding membrane protein insertion efficiency factor YidD produces the protein MVKLSSIVVFFLTFFILIYQNFISFFMQPNCRFYPTCSTYMILSLREFGVIKGIILTILRLCKCHPFHAGGDDLLPSKIKDKSEY, from the coding sequence ATGGTCAAATTATCATCGATAGTTGTATTTTTTCTAACTTTTTTTATTTTAATTTATCAAAATTTTATTAGTTTTTTTATGCAGCCAAATTGTCGTTTTTATCCTACTTGTTCAACATATATGATTTTATCTTTACGTGAATTTGGAGTTATTAAAGGTATTATTTTAACAATTTTACGTTTATGTAAATGTCATCCATTTCATGCAGGAGGGGATGATTTATTGCCTTCTAAAATTAAAGATAAAAGTGAATATTAA
- the yidC gene encoding membrane protein insertase YidC, which translates to MELQRNFFIFAFLFASFLLWQAWQSQSLTKNKTNETTNSLFNSNYKKEDKNQIIIQNDVMRLVINMYGGDVEEASLLNYKEKLNSPKCLKLLETTSDFVYQAQSGLIGRDGPDNSINGIRPLYSAKKNFFELRNNKNELRVPITFIGKNGVTYIKNFILKSGRYDVQVEYDIHNSTKKNLELSIFGQLKQTIKLPKNRDIYSGNFALQTFRGAAYSSSDTKYEKYKFDNIANNKHLHIMTYDGWIAMLQQYFVVSWIPETSISSNIMYTSYLDNSIAVIGYKSSLINIPSDSRYVIKSKLWIGPEKQQEMALVAPNLDLTVDYGWLWFLSQPLFKLLSIIHNFIGNWGFSIVLITFMMKGITYPLTKAQYTSMAKMRELQPKINELKKNFGHDKQRMSREMMALYKKEKINPLGGCLPIFIQMPIFLSLYYMLIGSVELRHAPFLFWIKDLSDQDPYYVLPIVMGLTMFFIQKTSSNSISDPFQQKIMSFMPVVFTLFFLWFPSGLVLYYIISNLVTIIQQKFILSNFKKK; encoded by the coding sequence ATGGAATTACAGCGTAATTTTTTTATTTTTGCCTTTTTGTTTGCTTCTTTTTTGTTATGGCAAGCATGGCAGAGTCAATCATTAACAAAAAATAAAACAAATGAAACGACTAATTCTCTTTTTAATTCAAATTATAAAAAAGAAGATAAGAATCAAATAATTATTCAAAATGACGTAATGCGTTTAGTTATAAATATGTATGGAGGTGATGTAGAAGAAGCAAGTTTACTTAATTATAAAGAAAAATTAAATTCTCCTAAGTGTTTAAAATTATTAGAAACAACATCTGATTTTGTCTATCAGGCACAAAGTGGACTTATTGGAAGAGATGGTCCAGATAATTCAATAAATGGTATTAGACCACTGTATTCTGCAAAAAAAAATTTTTTTGAATTACGCAATAATAAAAATGAGTTACGTGTTCCAATAACTTTTATTGGAAAAAATGGGGTAACTTATATAAAAAACTTTATCCTTAAATCAGGAAGATATGATGTACAAGTAGAATACGATATTCACAATTCCACTAAGAAAAACTTAGAATTAAGTATTTTTGGACAACTCAAACAAACTATTAAATTACCTAAAAACCGTGATATTTATAGCGGTAATTTCGCCCTTCAGACTTTTCGTGGTGCTGCTTATTCAAGTTCAGATACGAAATATGAAAAATATAAATTTGATAATATTGCTAATAATAAACATTTACATATTATGACTTACGATGGTTGGATTGCCATGCTGCAACAGTATTTTGTTGTTTCTTGGATACCTGAAACTAGTATTAGTTCTAATATAATGTATACATCCTACCTAGACAACAGTATTGCTGTAATTGGATATAAATCTTCTTTAATTAACATTCCGTCTGATTCTAGATATGTCATAAAATCTAAATTATGGATAGGGCCTGAAAAACAGCAAGAGATGGCGTTAGTGGCACCCAATTTAGATTTAACAGTAGATTATGGTTGGCTTTGGTTTTTATCTCAGCCTTTGTTTAAATTGTTAAGTATTATACATAATTTTATAGGAAATTGGGGTTTTTCTATTGTTTTAATTACTTTTATGATGAAAGGTATTACTTATCCTTTAACAAAAGCGCAATATACTTCTATGGCAAAAATGCGCGAATTACAACCAAAAATTAATGAGTTAAAGAAAAATTTTGGACATGATAAACAAAGAATGAGTAGAGAAATGATGGCTTTATATAAAAAGGAAAAAATAAATCCATTAGGTGGTTGTTTACCAATTTTTATTCAAATGCCTATTTTTTTATCTCTTTATTATATGTTAATTGGTTCTGTTGAATTACGTCATGCTCCTTTTTTATTTTGGATAAAAGATTTATCTGATCAGGATCCATATTATGTTTTACCCATAGTTATGGGTTTAACTATGTTTTTTATCCAAAAAACATCATCTAATAGTATTTCAGATCCATTCCAACAAAAAATAATGAGTTTTATGCCTGTTGTTTTTACGCTGTTTTTTTTATGGTTTCCATCAGGATTAGTTCTATATTATATAATAAGTAATTTAGTTACTATTATACAGCAAAAATTTATTTTATCTAATTTCAAAAAGAAATAA
- the mnmE gene encoding tRNA uridine-5-carboxymethylaminomethyl(34) synthesis GTPase MnmE yields the protein MIQNETIIAQVTCPGKSSVGILRVSGIYANQVAMKVLGKVPKPRFATYSKFFDKNKKVLDEGISLWFPAPFSFTGEDVLELQCHGSPFIMDLLMKRILCIKNIKIRIAQPGEFCQRAFLNGKIDLIQAEAIDDLINSETESVVRASLNSLHGSFSLYIQELTKKLIEFRTNIETSIDFSEENIDFDFNILVTSNFKQLNSEFLKIKSIVSEGSLIREAKKIAIVGPPNAGKSSLLNILSCRDRAIVTNFPGTTRDLLYEHINIHGISCEIIDTAGLRNTQDEIEKIGIQRSWQVIKNSDHILYVMDKTISLEDQKKLSMQFMKKISSYKIKEVTFILNKNDLVEDFFGIKKIGNLLFISISALTGQGIDILKQHLSNREINKSKESLFIARRRHIHQIDLSYCEFLKAQKDWLRYKNIELLAESLNIINKLLGEITGEFTSSDLLKRIFSTFCIGK from the coding sequence ATGATTCAAAATGAAACTATTATTGCTCAAGTTACTTGTCCTGGAAAAAGTTCTGTTGGAATATTGAGAGTTTCAGGGATTTACGCAAATCAGGTTGCTATGAAAGTATTAGGTAAAGTTCCTAAACCAAGATTTGCTACTTATTCAAAATTTTTTGATAAAAATAAAAAGGTATTAGATGAAGGTATATCTTTATGGTTTCCTGCACCTTTTTCTTTCACAGGTGAAGATGTACTAGAACTTCAATGTCATGGTAGTCCATTTATTATGGACTTATTAATGAAAAGAATTTTATGTATAAAAAATATTAAAATAAGAATAGCTCAACCAGGTGAATTTTGTCAACGCGCATTTTTAAATGGAAAAATAGATTTAATTCAAGCAGAAGCAATAGACGATTTAATTAATTCTGAAACAGAATCAGTTGTTCGAGCATCTTTAAATTCTTTACATGGATCTTTTTCGCTTTATATTCAAGAATTAACAAAAAAACTAATTGAATTTCGTACTAATATAGAAACAAGTATAGATTTTTCAGAAGAAAATATTGATTTTGATTTTAATATTCTTGTTACATCAAATTTTAAACAACTAAACAGTGAATTTTTAAAAATAAAGAGTATAGTTTCAGAAGGTAGCTTGATAAGAGAAGCAAAAAAAATAGCAATTGTTGGACCACCGAATGCAGGAAAATCTAGTTTATTAAATATTTTATCATGTCGTGATAGAGCGATAGTTACTAATTTTCCTGGTACAACCCGTGATCTTCTTTATGAACATATAAATATTCATGGTATTTCATGTGAAATAATTGATACTGCAGGTTTACGTAATACACAAGATGAAATTGAAAAAATTGGAATTCAACGTTCTTGGCAGGTTATTAAAAATTCTGATCACATTCTTTACGTAATGGATAAAACAATCAGTTTAGAAGATCAAAAAAAATTGTCTATGCAGTTTATGAAAAAGATTTCTTCTTATAAGATAAAAGAAGTAACTTTTATTTTAAATAAAAATGATTTAGTAGAAGATTTTTTTGGAATTAAAAAAATTGGAAATTTATTATTTATTAGTATTTCTGCTCTTACAGGTCAAGGAATTGATATTTTAAAACAACATCTCTCAAATAGAGAAATAAATAAAAGTAAAGAGAGTCTTTTTATTGCTCGAAGACGTCACATTCATCAAATTGATTTATCGTATTGTGAATTTTTAAAAGCTCAAAAAGATTGGTTAAGGTATAAAAATATTGAATTACTGGCTGAATCACTTAATATTATTAATAAATTATTGGGAGAAATAACAGGTGAATTTACTTCTAGTGATTTATTAAAACGTATTTTTTCTACTTTTTGTATAGGAAAATAA
- a CDS encoding co-chaperone GroES has product MKIRPLHDRVLVKRNEAELKSAGGIVLTGSAAGKSTRGTITAVGNGRVLDNGQIKPLDVKVGDVVIFNEGYGAKTEKIDNEELLILTESDILAIVE; this is encoded by the coding sequence ATGAAAATTCGTCCTTTGCATGATCGTGTACTTGTAAAACGTAACGAAGCAGAATTAAAGTCTGCAGGTGGTATTGTTCTTACAGGTTCTGCTGCAGGAAAGTCTACTCGCGGAACGATTACAGCAGTTGGTAATGGCCGTGTACTAGATAATGGTCAAATTAAGCCATTAGATGTTAAAGTTGGTGATGTTGTAATTTTTAATGAAGGTTATGGTGCAAAAACAGAAAAAATTGATAATGAAGAACTATTAATTTTAACTGAAAGTGACATTTTAGCAATTGTTGAATAG
- the groL gene encoding chaperonin GroEL (60 kDa chaperone family; promotes refolding of misfolded polypeptides especially under stressful conditions; forms two stacked rings of heptamers to form a barrel-shaped 14mer; ends can be capped by GroES; misfolded proteins enter the barrel where they are refolded when GroES binds) yields MAAKDVKFGNEARIKMLRGVNVLADAVKVTLGPKGRNVVLDKSFGAPSITKDGVSVAREIELEDKFENMGAQMVKEVASKANDAAGDGTTTATLLAQSIVNEGLKAVAAGMNPMDLKRGIDKAVISAVEELKNLSVPCSDSKAITQVGTISANADEKVGALIAEAMEKVGNDGVITVEEGTGLQNELEVVKGMQFDRGYLSPYFINKPETGVVELENPYILMADKKISNVREMLPILESVAKSGKPLLIISEDLEGEALATLVVNSMRGIVKVAAVKAPGFGDRRKAMLQDISVLTGGSVISEELAMDLEKSTLEDLGQAKRVVINKDTTTIIGGVGEKQAIQSRISQIRQEIQEATSDYDKEKLNERLAKLSGGVAVLKVGAATEVEMKEKKARVEDALHATRAAVEEGVVAGGGVALVRVAGKISNLRGHNEDQNVGIRVALRAMEAPLRQIVSNSGEEPSVVTNNVKDGKGNYGYNAATDEYGDMIDFGILDPTKVTRSALQYAASVAGLMITTECMVTDLPKEDKTSDASSSPAGGMGGMGGMM; encoded by the coding sequence ATGGCCGCTAAAGATGTAAAATTTGGTAATGAAGCACGAATTAAAATGCTTCGCGGAGTAAATGTATTAGCAGATGCAGTTAAAGTAACTTTAGGACCAAAAGGTAGAAACGTAGTTTTAGATAAATCTTTTGGAGCACCTAGTATTACTAAAGACGGAGTATCAGTAGCCCGTGAAATTGAACTAGAAGATAAGTTTGAAAACATGGGAGCTCAAATGGTAAAAGAAGTTGCATCAAAAGCAAATGATGCAGCAGGTGATGGTACAACAACAGCTACGTTATTAGCACAATCTATAGTAAATGAAGGTTTAAAAGCTGTAGCAGCTGGAATGAATCCTATGGATCTAAAACGTGGAATTGATAAAGCTGTTATTAGTGCTGTTGAAGAATTAAAAAATTTATCTGTACCGTGCTCAGATTCTAAAGCTATTACGCAAGTTGGTACTATTTCTGCAAACGCAGATGAAAAAGTTGGTGCTTTGATTGCAGAAGCAATGGAAAAAGTTGGTAACGATGGAGTTATTACAGTAGAAGAAGGAACGGGTCTTCAAAACGAACTTGAAGTCGTCAAAGGTATGCAGTTTGATAGAGGTTATCTATCTCCTTATTTTATTAATAAGCCAGAAACCGGTGTTGTTGAATTAGAAAATCCATATATTTTAATGGCTGATAAAAAAATTTCTAATGTTCGCGAAATGTTACCAATATTAGAGTCTGTTGCAAAATCTGGAAAACCATTATTAATAATTTCAGAAGATTTAGAAGGAGAAGCATTAGCTACTCTAGTAGTAAACTCGATGAGAGGCATTGTTAAAGTTGCTGCTGTAAAAGCTCCTGGATTCGGTGATAGACGTAAGGCAATGTTACAAGATATTTCTGTTTTAACTGGCGGTTCTGTAATATCTGAAGAATTAGCTATGGATCTAGAAAAATCTACTTTAGAAGATTTAGGACAAGCCAAAAGAGTTGTAATTAACAAAGATACTACGACTATAATCGGTGGTGTTGGAGAAAAACAAGCTATTCAAAGTCGTATTAGTCAAATTCGTCAAGAAATTCAAGAAGCTACTTCTGATTACGATAAAGAAAAGTTAAATGAACGTTTAGCTAAACTATCTGGAGGTGTTGCGGTACTTAAAGTAGGTGCTGCTACAGAAGTAGAGATGAAAGAGAAAAAAGCTCGAGTAGAAGATGCCTTACATGCTACTCGTGCTGCTGTAGAAGAAGGTGTTGTTGCTGGTGGAGGTGTTGCTTTAGTTCGTGTAGCTGGAAAAATATCTAATTTACGTGGTCATAATGAAGATCAAAATGTTGGTATTAGAGTTGCTCTTCGTGCAATGGAAGCTCCATTACGTCAAATTGTTTCAAATTCTGGTGAAGAACCTTCCGTAGTTACTAACAATGTGAAAGATGGAAAAGGTAATTACGGTTATAATGCGGCTACCGATGAATATGGTGACATGATTGATTTTGGTATATTAGATCCAACTAAAGTTACTAGATCTGCTTTACAATATGCCGCTTCTGTTGCTGGTTTAATGATTACAACAGAATGTATGGTAACTGATTTGCCAAAAGAAGACAAAACTTCTGATGCTAGTTCATCTCCTGCTGGTGGAATGGGCGGTATGGGCGGAATGATGTAA
- the epmB gene encoding EF-P beta-lysylation protein EpmB → MKLQTTKKTNRKKDSWLYEIANSIIEPKKLLKFLHLEQHSKYYNAESRKLFPFRVPYSFALRMRKRDPKDPLLLQVITNNQELLNSSEFNEDPIKERKNIVLPGLLHKYKDRVLWLLKTNCAINCRYCFRKHFPYETNKGNKKNWMKILHYISQNIQLNEVILSGGDPLMAKDHELLWLITSLSRIKHIKRLRIHTRLPIVIPNRITSDLCQIFFNSTLKIIIVTHINHPQEINKQLSDSLLKLKKSNVILLNQSVLLKNINDNAIVLAELSNILCENNIIPYYLHILDKVKGTSHFLVSNKKAKSIISDLMKMVSGFLVPRLVFDNGSKDNKLIII, encoded by the coding sequence ATGAAACTTCAAACAACGAAAAAAACAAACAGAAAAAAAGATTCTTGGTTATATGAAATTGCAAATTCTATTATTGAACCAAAAAAATTATTAAAATTTCTTCACTTAGAACAGCATTCAAAATATTACAACGCTGAATCAAGAAAACTTTTCCCATTTCGTGTTCCTTATTCTTTTGCATTAAGAATGAGAAAAAGAGATCCTAAAGATCCATTATTATTACAAGTAATTACAAATAATCAAGAATTATTAAACAGTTCAGAATTTAATGAAGATCCTATAAAAGAACGAAAAAATATTGTTTTACCAGGACTATTACATAAATATAAAGATCGTGTACTATGGCTATTAAAAACAAATTGTGCCATTAATTGTAGATATTGTTTTAGAAAACATTTTCCATATGAAACAAATAAGGGAAATAAAAAAAACTGGATGAAAATACTTCATTATATTAGTCAAAATATACAGTTAAATGAAGTAATTCTTTCAGGAGGAGATCCATTAATGGCAAAAGATCATGAATTACTATGGCTTATTACATCCTTATCTAGAATAAAACATATAAAAAGGTTAAGAATTCATACTAGATTGCCTATTGTAATACCAAATCGAATAACTTCTGATCTCTGTCAAATTTTTTTTAATTCAACTTTAAAAATTATTATTGTAACTCACATTAATCATCCTCAAGAAATTAATAAACAATTAAGTGATAGTCTATTAAAATTAAAAAAATCTAATGTTATTTTACTCAATCAAAGTGTTTTACTAAAAAATATTAACGACAATGCTATTGTTTTAGCGGAACTTAGCAATATTTTATGTGAAAATAATATTATTCCATATTATTTACATATTTTAGATAAAGTCAAAGGAACATCACATTTTTTAGTTTCAAATAAAAAAGCCAAATCTATTATATCAGACTTAATGAAAATGGTATCAGGTTTTTTAGTACCAAGATTAGTTTTTGACAATGGATCAAAAGATAACAAATTAATTATCATTTAA
- the efp gene encoding elongation factor P: protein MRVYHSNNFRSGRKIIFEKEPCLIESSEFVKPGKGQAFVRVKLRKLLTNQLIEKTFKSTDSLEIADVLECTLSYLYNDGHFWYFINNNNFEELSVDKKIVGVNKKWLLEQDTCVVTFWNNQPISITPNIFVELKVIDTEITLKSDTVNTTTKLAKLSTGAILKVPLFIQNGSLIKVDTRSGEYVSRIK, encoded by the coding sequence ATGAGAGTATATCATAGTAATAATTTTCGTTCAGGTCGTAAAATTATTTTTGAAAAAGAACCCTGTTTGATAGAATCAAGTGAATTTGTTAAACCAGGAAAAGGTCAAGCTTTTGTTCGTGTAAAGTTAAGAAAATTATTAACAAATCAACTAATAGAAAAGACATTTAAATCTACAGATTCTTTGGAAATTGCTGATGTTTTGGAATGTACACTATCTTATTTATATAATGATGGTCATTTTTGGTATTTTATTAATAATAATAATTTTGAAGAATTATCAGTAGATAAAAAAATTGTTGGTGTTAATAAAAAATGGTTATTAGAACAAGACACATGTGTTGTTACTTTTTGGAATAATCAACCAATTTCTATTACACCTAATATTTTTGTAGAACTTAAAGTTATAGATACGGAGATAACCTTAAAGAGTGATACAGTAAATACTACCACTAAATTGGCTAAATTAAGTACAGGTGCTATTCTTAAAGTTCCTTTATTTATACAAAATGGATCACTTATTAAAGTAGACACTCGATCTGGTGAATATGTATCTAGAATTAAATAA